The following are encoded together in the Glycine soja cultivar W05 chromosome 5, ASM419377v2, whole genome shotgun sequence genome:
- the LOC114413123 gene encoding probable trehalose-phosphate phosphatase J: MTQNAIVSKTKSGINRDITVPQKPLAAAAAGGYIPIPRRRVLKNLEINAWVDSMRSSSPTNSKSTSSLAEEHSTWILRHPSALDMFEQIMDASRGKQIVMFLDYDGTLSPIVDDPDRAFMSDSMRRTVRKLARCFPTAIVTGRCKDKVYNFVRLAELYYAGSHGMDIQGPTRTSKYSNKDKGEPVLFQPASEFLPMIDEVYHQLVEKMKSIPGAMVENNKFCCSVHFRCVDEKKWSELAQEVRSVLKEYPKLRLNQGRKVLEIRPSIKWDKGKALEFLLESLGFANCNDVFPVYIGDDKTDEDAFKKLRDRGQGFGILVSKFPKDTTASYSLQEPNEVMDFLQRLVEWKQVSLRLRTRSRV, encoded by the exons ATGACGCAGAATGCGATAGTGTCCAAGACAAAATCGGGGATCAACCGGGACATAACCGTGCCACAAAAGCCactggcggcggcggcggcggggGGGTACATTCCCATTCCGAGGAGGAGGGTTTTGAAGAACCTGGAAATCAATGCATGGGTTGATTCCATGAGATCCTCTTCTCCAACCAATTCCAAATCCACCTCTTCTCTCGCAGAAGAACACAGCACTTGGATT CTTCGCCACCCCTCAGCATTAGACATGTTCGAGCAAATTATGGATGCGTCCCGGGGAAAGCAAATTGTCATGTTTCTCGACTATGATGGTACTTTGTCGCCTATTGTTGATGACCCAGACCGTGCTTTCATGTCGGATTCG ATGAGGAGAACGGTGAGGAAACTTGCAAGGTGTTTTCCTACTGCTATAGTTACCGGCAGATGCAAAGACAAG GTTTACAATTTTGTTCGCTTGGCTGAGCTATATTATGCTGGAAGCCATGGCATGGATATTCAAGGGCCAACAAGAACCTCCAAATACAGCAACAAA GATAAAGGAGAGCCTGTTCTTTTTCAACCTGCTAGTGAATTTCTTCCCATGATTGATGAG GTGTACCATCAATTAgttgagaaaatgaaatcaattcCTGGAGCCATGGTGGAGAACAACAAGTTCTGCTGTTCTGTTCATTTTCGCTGCGTTGATGAAAAG AAATGGAGTGAACTGGCACAGGAAGTGAGATCAGTATTAAAAGAGTACCCGAAGCTTCGTCTTAACCAAGGAAGGAAG GTATTAGAGATTCGTCCATCTATTAAATGGGACAAAGGGAAGGCGCTGGAATTTTTGTTAGAGTCACTTG GATTTGCCAACTGTAACGATGTCTTTCCTGTTTACATTGGAGATGATAAAACCGATGAAGATGCATTCAAG AAATTAAGAGACAGAGGACAAGGTTTTGGGATTCTTGTCTCGAAATTTCCAAAGGACACTACTGCATCATACTCTTTACAAGAACCAAACGAG GTGATGGATTTCCTTCAACGTTTGGTGGAGTGGAAACAAGTATCCCTCCGACTCAGAACACGTTCTCGGGTGTAA
- the LOC114411377 gene encoding uncharacterized protein LOC114411377 — MYGISKEKWTQFCQSRRDPSWENVRKKAQAVQKQNTAPHVMSRGGYEYLEKKLMDEKRKKKLEEATQSGSTDTVIDPPSPIKRHVKWKLARTKKTGDMTSEAAKEIADKISTY; from the exons ATGTAcggcattagcaaggagaaatggacCCAATTTTGCCAGAGCCGTAGAGACCCTTCATGGGAG AATGTTCGAAAAAAAGCACAAGCTGTCCAAAAACAAAACACTGCCCCTCACGTgatgtctcgtgggggttatgaatatttagaaaaaaagttgatggatgagaagagaaagaaaaaactagagGAAGCAACTCAATCCGGAAGCACTGACACCGtcattgatcctccatctcccatcaaacgacacgtgaagtggaagctagcccgcaccaagaaaactggtGACATGACATCTGAagcagcaaaggaaattgctgacaagatt AGTACTTACTAA